A genome region from Clostridium pasteurianum includes the following:
- a CDS encoding stage V sporulation protein S: MEVLKVSAKSQPKSVAGALAAVLRNSNSAEVQAVGAGAINQAVKAIAITRGFVAPNGIDLVAVPAFAEISIEGEIRTAIKFIVESR; this comes from the coding sequence ATGGAAGTATTAAAAGTATCAGCTAAATCTCAACCTAAATCTGTAGCAGGCGCATTGGCAGCAGTACTTAGAAATAGTAATTCTGCTGAAGTACAGGCAGTAGGAGCTGGGGCTATAAATCAAGCAGTAAAAGCTATAGCAATAACCAGAGGATTTGTAGCTCCTAATGGAATTGATCTCGTTGCTGTTCCGGCCTTCGCTGAGATATCTATTGAAGGAGAGATTAGAACAGCTATTAAGTTTATTGTTGAATCAAGATAA